The DNA sequence CAGGGATGACAATTTCATCTCAGGTAGGGCGGAAGTAACCTTTGGCAAGAAGGTAATTTACTTTGATGAAGCAATGATTTTGGGTGACATTGCTACGTTTGAGGTTGAGGTCTCTTTTGCTAGCATAGTTCTTTATATTCCTAGAGATTGGTCGGTTGTTTGTAAGGTCTCGAATGTGTTCGGTTCTGTCAATCTGCCTAGTCGGCGCTCTGCAGGAAGAAAGACTTTGGAGTTGACTGGTAGTGTGGCTTTTGGCAGTTTGGAAGTGGTTTATCTTTAGTTAGAGATAATTTTCAAGCATTAAGGGAGGTGGCTGGGCAAAAACTCGTCCAGTATCCCGTTTTGGGATAAAGTCTTGACGCAGTGGTTGGCCACTATCCTAACTCACTGTGCGGAGGTGGGTTAAAAAGGTCTGGGAGACCTTTTTAATCGGGAAATGAAGCTTGCAAAGCAAGTGTCAAAAACGGTTTGGGGAGAGACCGTTTCAGGTCACCACCTTAAAACCAGGCCATGGTGAGGACCAAAATTTTCAATTTTTGGGTTGATCCCACGCCCTTCCCTTTTTCTCCTATTTAGTGCTATAATAATAAGGATTGAATCATTTTGAATAGGAGACGATAAAGACTATGTCTAATGAAATTCGCGTGCGTTACGCACCAAGTCCAACGGGACTGCTACATATCGGAAATGCGCGGACGGCGCTCTTTAATTATCTCTATGCTCGTCACTATGGCGGTACTTTTGTCATTCGGATTGAAGATACTGACCGCAAGCGCCATGTTGAAGATGGTGAACGCTCGCAATTGGAAAACCTGCGTTGGCTAGGGATTGACTGGGATGAAAGTCCTGAAACTCATGAACGTTATCGTCAGTCAGAACGTTTGGAGCTCTACCAAAGCTATATTGATCAACTTTTGGCGGAAGGTAAGGCCTATAAGTCTTACGTAACAGAAGAAGAATTAGCAGCTGAACGGGAACGCCAAGAAGCTGCTGGAGAAACCCCTCGTTACGTCAATGAATACCTAGGTATGGACGAGGAGCAAAAGGCTGCTTATATTGCTGAGCGTGAGGCTGCCGGTATTGTCCCAACGGTCCGCTTGGCTGTTAATGAAGCTGGTATTTACAAATGGACTGATATGGTCAAGGGTGATATCGAGTTTGAAGGCAGCAATATCGGCGGTGACTGGGTTATTCAAAAACGCGATGGCTATCCAACCTATAACTTCGCTGTCGTTATTGATGATCATGATATGAGTATTTCCCATGTTATTCGCGGTGATGATCATATCGCGAACACTCCTAAACAGCTCATGGTCTATGAAGCCCTTGGTTGGGAGCCTCCACAATTTGGTCACATGACCTTGATTATTAACTCTGAAACAGGTAAAAAGCTGTCTAAACGAGATACCAATACCCTGCAATTTATCGAGGACTACCGCAAGAAGGGCTACCTCCCGGAAGCTGTCTTCAACTTTATTGCCCTCTTAGGTTGGAATCCTGGTGGAGAAGAAGAAATCTTCTCCCGTGAGGAATTGATTAAACTTTTTGATGAAAGTCGTCTCAGCAAGTCACCAGCAGCCTTTGATCAAAAGAAAATGGACTGGGTCAGCAACGACTATATCAAGAAAGCTGATTTTGAGTCTGTCTTCGCCCTCTGTAAACCCTTCTTGGAAGAAGCGGGACGCCTGACCGACAAGGCTGAAAAGTTGGTAGAGCTTTACAAGCCTCAGCTCAAGTCAGCTGATGAAATTGTCCCTCTGACTGACCTCTTCTTTGAAGACTTTCCAGCATTGACTCAGGAAGAAAAGGATTTTATGGCGGGTGAAAGCGTTCCAACTGTCCTTACGGCCTTCAAGGCTAAGCTGGAAGCCATGTCTGATGAGGACTTCCAAGCAGAAAATATCTTCCCGCAAATCAAGGCTGTTCAAAAGGAAACGGGCATCAAAGGTAAAAATCTCTTCATGCCAATTCGGATTGCTGTTTCTGGTGAAATGCACGGTCCAGAATTACCAGATACTATTTATCTATTGGGGAAGGAAAAATCTATCCAACATATTGAGAATATGCTGA is a window from the Streptococcus criceti HS-6 genome containing:
- the gltX gene encoding glutamate--tRNA ligase → MSNEIRVRYAPSPTGLLHIGNARTALFNYLYARHYGGTFVIRIEDTDRKRHVEDGERSQLENLRWLGIDWDESPETHERYRQSERLELYQSYIDQLLAEGKAYKSYVTEEELAAERERQEAAGETPRYVNEYLGMDEEQKAAYIAEREAAGIVPTVRLAVNEAGIYKWTDMVKGDIEFEGSNIGGDWVIQKRDGYPTYNFAVVIDDHDMSISHVIRGDDHIANTPKQLMVYEALGWEPPQFGHMTLIINSETGKKLSKRDTNTLQFIEDYRKKGYLPEAVFNFIALLGWNPGGEEEIFSREELIKLFDESRLSKSPAAFDQKKMDWVSNDYIKKADFESVFALCKPFLEEAGRLTDKAEKLVELYKPQLKSADEIVPLTDLFFEDFPALTQEEKDFMAGESVPTVLTAFKAKLEAMSDEDFQAENIFPQIKAVQKETGIKGKNLFMPIRIAVSGEMHGPELPDTIYLLGKEKSIQHIENMLKNLK